A single Camelus ferus isolate YT-003-E chromosome 3, BCGSAC_Cfer_1.0, whole genome shotgun sequence DNA region contains:
- the LOC102507937 gene encoding olfactory receptor 2H2: protein VAPCISRWVLDGHDNDTIPDGFILLGFSDNPRLEMVLFVVVSVFYMVTLVGNTTIILLFHLDPHLHTPMYFFLTNLSILDLCFTTSSIPQMLVNLWGPDKTISYLGCAVQLYIFLGLAAAECVLLLVMAFDRYVAVCQPLHYAAIMHPHLCHKLAFLVWATGIFGTLVQSPTTMKLPFCHHHQVDGFVCEVPALIRLACGDTHVNELQISVIGAVFLMGPILLILISYGHIAKAVLAIQSREGRSKAFRTCSSHLAVVFLYYCSATAVYIQPRSHFSQKRGKFLTLFYTVVTPTLNPLIYTLRNKDMKEALQKLFGRDRNRTSSVE, encoded by the coding sequence GTTGCTCCTTGCATTTCCAGGTGGGTGCTGGATGGACATGACAATGACACTATCCCAGATGGCTTCATTCTTTTGGGCTTTTCAGACAACCCCAGGCTGGAAATGGTCCTTTTTGTGGTTGTGTCTGTCTTTTACATGGTCACCCTAGTGGGCAATACCACCATCATACTCCTGTTCCACCTagacccccacctccacacccccatgtacttcttcctcaccAACCTCTCCATCTTGGACCTCTGCTTCACCACCAGCAGCATCCCCCAGATGCTGGTCAACCTCTGGGGCCCAGACAAGACCATCAGCTACCTGGGATGTGCGGTCCAGCTCTACATCTTCCTGGGACTGGCTGCTGCTGAGTGCGTGCTGCTCCTGGTCATGGCCTTCGACCGGTATGTGGCGGTGTGCCAACCCCTACACTATGCAGCCATCATGCACCCACACCTGTGTCACAAACTAGCATTCCTGGTCTGGGCAACTGGCATTTTTGGAACCTTGGTGCAGTCACCCACCACCATGAAGCTACCCTTCTGCCATCATCACCAGGTGGATGGCTTTGTCTGTGAGGTCCCTGCACTGATCCGCCTGGCCTGTGGGGACACGCACGTCAATGAGCTCCAGATCTCAGTGATTGGTGCTGTCTTCCTAATGGGGCCAATCCTGCTCATCCTCATCTCCTATGGCCACATTGCCAAGGCAGTGCTGGCCATCCAGTCCCGCGAGGGGAGGAGCAAGGCGTTCCGGACTTGTTCTTCCCACCTGGCCGTCGTCTTCCTCTACTACTGCAGTGCCACTGCTGTCTACATCCAGCCCCGAAGCCATTTTTCCCAGAAGCGAGGGAAGTTTCTGACTCTTTTCTACACTGTGGTGACCCCCACTCTCAATCCCCTCATCTACACCTTGAGGAACAAGGACATGAAGGAGGCTCTCCAGAAGCTATttgggagagacagaaacagaacatCCAGTGTGGAGTAA